Genomic DNA from Gossypium hirsutum isolate 1008001.06 chromosome A01, Gossypium_hirsutum_v2.1, whole genome shotgun sequence:
AAACttgggttttagtatttttatcccgGTAGAGCTTAGGTAAaaatttaggcctattttttgggTCAAGTCCGGGCctaataaaaggacttaaatttttagttgaacCAGGTCCTGCCCATGCTCACTTCTAAACAACAACCGTGACTCTTGATTTTTATATCGGGTCAAGTCGAGTAGAGCCAAACCAGGTTGACTTCTTTTCTATTTATCGCACGGATTTGGTGGCCCATTGGTCATGCAGGTGCGAAACTCCCTCCATAAGctaagggaaaaagaagaaaaagatttATTAGATTTGTTTgtttggttgtttttttttttttaaaaaaacttcctCGCACCTACTCAAAACTCAAATCATTTAGGAGGGCAaaatggaatggaatgaaaacATCTTAATCACCAATAAATCAATGACTGAATTTTCTCATTAACTTTTTTCTCCAGAAAATTACGAAATtttgtaaatgttaaatttagGTATATACCAAACAcaaattttttaaatctttttaaaagaaaaaactttctatatattttaaatattattacacTATCAATTGATACGATCATTGTTGTCAATATAGGACATAAAAGAACATATATGATCAAAACCtattgttgtcaatataggacataaaagaatatatatgatcaaaacctatattgatattattcaaaaaaaattattagactTTATTAAGTcttaaaacataaatattcatatacaAAAACTTTAAACAAAATGGAAAATCCAAATAGCAAAGCAGGAAACAACTACTGTACCACAATGGAAAGgccaattaattttttattactttttctttttcgtttttcttTCACTCCTGCGGAACATGGAATAGGTGTATAATTGTCGACAAATTTCACCATACGAACAAAAGAAATGTAGGCAGCATCAAGTGGAAACTTCAATCTCCAGATTTGTCACCATATGAACAAGGATTATAAAAAGTTGTTTGAATCAGCAGTAAGCAGTAAAATAGTTGTTTGAGCACAATCAGGAAGACTAACCTTGGTCATAGAGATTTTTCTATTAATACTACTGACTTGCATTCGCGCTACCAGTGAATTTGTGCAGGCAATGTACCCCTGTAAGCATCTGAGACAGCTGCAGTAGTTTCGGAGAGACTGACTCTCATCTCGGAAATTTTGGATTCGACATGTTGTTTATATTTCGAGAGAGAAACGACCAGCATAAAGAGCTCGCGTGCATGCATCTGAGTTTCCTCTTTACTTTGCTGGATTGCTTCTTGCAACCTCAGCTGTGAAGCCTTTGttgagaacaaaaaaaaaaaaaaagataatgttAATTAGGGATCATTGAGACACTCCTATATGGTCATGACCCTTATTATTTTATGATGATAAAAGCTGCTTTAACCGATGAGGTCGACAGAAGAGGCCTACCTTTAGAATCTCTGCTGCTTCTCTTTCTGTGACATCCAATTTATGAGCCTCAATTTGGATATCCTCAACCATTTTCTTAGCTTCTGCTGTGGATCTATCACCATATTCTTGCATTTCCTTCTTTAACAAATTTATTTGGGCTTCAACCTAACAATATGGTAACAAAATGTCATTCTCTAACACTGGTCCCATGTGAACTACAAGGTAGAGCATTTTCCGACATTAGCACTATTCAAATGTAGAAAACCTACTCTAGCATAACGGGTTAGGGGAAGAAAAAATAAAGGTCGAGACAGAATATAGTATTATTAACACAGCGAGTTCTGTGCCAAATTTAAGAATTACTTGGATGCTATTTCATTGGTTGTGCAAATTGTTCAACAATTAAAAAATCATGGAAAGCCAAAGTTTTCTTATTgagttcataaaattaaaaaaaaaaacagaaggaaCCGAACATAATAACctaattaaacaacaaaaacaagTGAGAGGATGTGAAAACTAGTGCAAGCGTCATCTTGCAAAGCCTGCATGCTTAGATACCTCAAAGTGGAAAAAACAAAGATCTAGACCATCACCTAACCGAAGCTTGAAGCCTTAATCCAACATGTAAGACAAGATAAAGCCTCCATCTGAATTTCAGAGTTTTGATACTATAGGCCATAAGGGGCTGAGTTATCAAGAATAAAGTTTCAGCCTTGGAACATTATATGTTTGTGGACAATATCTGCACCAGACAAGCATGAGCTGCTTTTGTTTGATCCACATACCGTATCTTTGTTACATGGCCCAGAAAGTATGGTTTACAGAATAAGTCCTGACAGGAAAAATACACGCTAACCATGACATGCACCAAAGGAAGTAGAAGAAAACGATAATATCTATTCACTACTTTCACAGATTGAAGACCTGATTTCAAAGCACTTACTTCATCAATATGGGATTGTAGCACAACAATACGATATTTTTGGTTCTCAATCTTGATATCCATTTCTTTTGATTGTTGCTGAAGAATAATCACGTCTTCAAACTTCTCCTTAGAACCCTTCCTTATTTTCTCAGCATAACTTTCCAGCTCAGATTTAAGTGTAGCTTTGTAGTTGATCCCGATCACCTCAGCAGGTGTTGAGCCTTTAGGATTCACCTCATACTGGAAACCATTACCAAGCTTTAACCTGAACACCACAGAGAAAGTGATAGCAGTCCTATTACTTGCTACCAAGCACTAGGTAAAAAGCTGCATAATTTGACAACATGCTCAAGTTAACAAATTTAATAGACTCTACAGAACAAAACCAGAGAAGATAATCTTGAGCAGAATGAGAAAGGAAACTTATCCAAAACCCCAGGGTCAGAGATCAGAACAACTCTCGGGCTCAAAATAAAGTTGCTAAAACTGAGCAAATTTGTTCAACCAAACACCTAAGGGGGTCAGCTTTCAAGGGCATGCATACAACAAATTGTTTAAAATGTGGAGTATCATTTATCCAAAAGTTTTCCCACCATAGACTCACCTTCATTTTCAGGAATCATTCCTTAATGCTAAAAACTCGGGCATTTAAGTTCCACTTTATAGCATAAAGGAAGAAACCCCTAATCTTCAGTATTGATATTCTTAGATTTCAACTAAACTTATTAGTAATAAATAAGAAATCAAATTCCACATCACATGCATGAGCAATAATTGTTGGAAAGATATCATTAGAAGTAACACAAAAGCAAAACTAAAGCTCACAAAACCTCCTAATTGCTTGGTTGCAATCCATTGCAAGCGCGACAAGCTCCTTAAATTTCTGCCCAATAGTAGAATCAAGATCCCAAGACTTATCTTCCCATGAATTCCTTGCAATTTCTGCCTCTGAAATATCCCTCTCCACAGCCTGCATCTCCCTCTTCATCCTCTCTATATCTCTGGCATTAAAAGTTTGTAACTCCACTCTCTTTTTAAACTCCTCATTCTCCTCGCAAATTCGCTTCGTCTCCTCTTCTTTCGCATTCAACTCCTTCTCCTTTTCCTCCAACACCTGCTCCATTGCATCAATCCTCCCCGTAAACTCTGCAATCATAGCATGAAACTTCTTCACGTCTTCCTCTAATACGTTCTTCTCCTTCTCTAACGCTTCCCTCTCCGTTGGCCCCGTCCTTAATGCCTCTGCTTTTGCCTCCAGTTCTCCAACACTCTTTTCCAAAGCCCTGTTGCTCTCCGCCACGTTTTCCCTCTCCTTCTCGACCTTCTCCATAAACTCCTTGTCTAAAACCTCCAGTATATCGTCCTCTCCTTGTATATATCGCATATAACTCTCCAATGCATATTCATTCATGCTATTATTTTGAGCAAAATAACTTGTGGAATTCTGAGATATATGTTCATTGAAGATTGCTAGTTGGACCAACCAGTGAAGGATACCAAGCCAGTTAGGCCAGTTGTGTAGGGAATTAGGGGCACGGAATGTGGATTTGTTGAATTTGAAGGGGCAATTAAGGGATCTGAGGAGGAAAGATAGGTCGTCTTCGAGTTTGGAGCAAGGGAAATCGATCATGGAAAGAAGGTATGTGAGGATATTTGAGAGGTCCTTGGCGGAAGGGGCCTGAGAAGTTTTGGTGGAAATAGGATGAATGGAATGGGAGGATAAGAAGGCATTGATGGAGCGGATGGTGGCCACTTGGAAGGCGCGATCGGAGTAGGGTTCGGCGGCGGAAATGGCGCGGCCCATAGCAATGGAGGAGGGCCGGCTGCTGGCATCGGAATCACGCGACTGTTGTATTAGCGGAGGATGGAAGGAACCGGTGGCACGGCCGCGCACGGTGCCCCTCATTTTCCTCGGTCTAGGCAAGGCGGTGCTTCGTTATTTTGAATTCTTCCTTTCACTTCGCAgcgttttttcttcttctttgggcTAGCTTTCACATGTTCAGCTTTTTATTTCCCGCCTAAGAggttttgtttgaaactagaaaGTGACAGTTCCCATTGGGACCGACAGTGAGGCCAACGATGTcgttttatttccattttttattGCATATGCTTAAAcattgtataattttaaaaatctaaaatataattatttaatataaattaatacaaatttgatTAGTGAATATATATGTTATCAACAaacaataaataatcaattttttattagttatgtAATTATTTGTGGATGAAATATATAAGCATAAAATTATGTTATAatgataattgtgttaataatttgtgagaattggcttaaattaatatttcatgtataaaattatacaaaactgaaaattcatgtataaatttacacattaaacaaaaattcataaataattttaagatttatccttaattttttttatcaaagtttGAATCGAAATTAAGAGAGATTTAGTATTTTTCCACCtcatgattttaatgaaatatgattaatgtaaATATGATTAATGTAACAATTTGTATACATTCAAGGTTTGATTTACTACACATTTTTTCGgagaatataattatttatgaaattatattttgttaattaaagataatattaaaatattttaatagtttttaatcaattttgttaCTATTTATGAACCCATCAGCaaatataacaaatattaatttttttatccattttaagaGGATTTGACAAAAATGTAAGTTCAAGAGATAAAAGAtacgaaaaattaaatagatggtTAAAatgacttcttctttttttataaatttaaggtCTAAAAAAGCTATTATGCCTTTAAATTAATACAAGTCCCACAAACAATTCGAGGTGTTTATGAGTCAAGCCGAATTAATTTGAATTAAGCTATATTATATGGCATTAGCACAATCTACACTTGACCAAGTTTAACTCGACTTGAAATATGaaccttaaattttatttaagtgtaTTATATTTGTAAATAAGTCAACCTAGACATATTTTATCCTCGTTCgtattttctttaaaaacttactattaaattttaatttattttattttttaaaatttaatatttcataaaattatatgtttttttttaatttaaacatttaccCCTTAACATTTTTTCAATGTTCATATTATAACACtagatattattttaaatttatttattttggataaaTCTATTTTTACTATCCAAAGAATGTTACCAGCCAGAATTCATTTACAACTTACAAAATTGAATTAAACAGTAACTTCTATAGACAATACCCCAATATACACATAATTTTATATTCATGACATCAGCTCTATTTATTAACTCAAATTTACTAAAAAAGTGGTGAATTAgtattaaaaactcaaaaatcaaaacttgaaaagttaaaatagTGAGTTTGTGGTCTAGCGAATTCATTGGACATCCAGTAAAATGAGTAAATTCTATTTACcctttttcacattttttaatattagcttattatagtatttaatataaatatagatttaattattttaaataattagattttataaatttggttaatcaataaaaacaatttttaatgaagatgtaattttaataattcataattattatttaacataaatactacgtaatatattaatattatttgagCCTTTTTTACACATATTAATTAATTCTAATCTGTTTTCATTTTATACTTCAATCNNNNNNNNNNNNNNNNNNNNNNNNNNNNNNNNNNNNNNNNNNNNNNNNNNNNNNNNNNNNNNNNNNNNNNNNNNNNNNNNNNNNNNNNNNNNNNNNNNNNNNNNNNNNNNNNNNNNNNNNNNNNNNNNNNNNNNNNNNNNNNNNNNNNNNNNNNNNNNNNNNNNNNNNNNNNNNNNNNNNNNNNNNNNNNNNNNNNNNNNNNNNNNNNNNNNNNNNNNNNNNNNNNNNNNNNNNNNNNNNNNNNNNNNNNNNNNNNNNNNNNNNNNNNNNNNNNNNNNNNNNNNNNNNNNNNNNNNNNNNNNNNNNNNNNNNNNNNNNNNNNNNNNNNNNNNNNNNNNNNNNNNNNNNNNNNNNNNNNNNNNNNNNNNNNNNNNNNNNNNNNNNNNNNNNNNNNNNNNNNNNNNNNNNNNNNNNNNNNNNNNNNNNNNNNNNNNNNNNNNNNNNNNNNNNNNNNNNNNNNNNNNNNNNNNNNNNNNNNNNNNNNNNNNNNNNNNNNNNNNTTAATagttttaatcattttgttaCTATTTATGAACCCATCAGCaaatataacaaatattaattttttatccattttaagaGGATTTGACAAAAATGTAAGTTCAAGAGATAAAAGAtacgaaaaattaaatagatggtTAAAatgacttcttctttttttataaatttaaggtCTAAAAAAGCTATTATGCCTTTAAATTAATACAAGTCCCACAAACAATTCGAGGTGTTTATGAGTCAAGCCGAATTAATTTGAATTAAGCTATATTATATGGCATTAGCACAATCTACACTTGACCAAGTTTAACTCGACTTGAAATATGaaccttaaattttatttaagtgtatttatatttgtaaataagTCAACCTAGACATATTTTATCCTCGTtcgtattttcttttaaaaacttactattaaattttaatttattttattttttaaaatttaatatttcataaaattatatgttttttttaatttaaacatttaccCCTTAACATTTTTTCAATGTTCATATTATAACACtagatattattttaaatttatttattttggataaaTCTATTTTTACTATCCAAAGAATGTTACCAGCCAGAATTCATTTACAACTTACAAAATTGAATTAAACAGTAACTTCTATAGACAATACCCCAATATACACATAATTTTATATTCATGACATCAGCTCTATTTATTAACTCAAATTTACTAAAAAAGTGGTGAATTAgtattaaaaactcaaaaatcaaaacttgaaaagttaaaatagTGAGTTTGTGGTCTAGCGAATTCATTGGACATCCAGTAAAATGAGTAAATTCTATTTTAccctttttcacatttttttaatattagctttattatagtatttttaatataaatatagatttaattatttttaaataattagattttataaatttggttaatcaataaaaaacaatttttaatgaagatgtaattttaataattcataattattatttaacataaatactacgtaatatattaatattattttgagcctttttttacacatattttaatCTAATGTCCTCAATGCTCGTTTTCTATTTTTACTTCACTGTCACCATCATGTTTGAATCCAAATAAATATATCATCGTTAATTTTATTTTCACCACTACAATAACTAATCTCATTGAAACTAATTTCACCAACCATCCAAGCTAAGCCTTAGAGTCGTTTCACCTCCATTGTTTGATCTATGCTACCTTGGAGAAACTTCATAATTAACATGATTAATGTCATGCTTTTCAATCTTATAATAGTTCAACCAAGTTATTGGTGCTAACTCAGTGCCTCTTTTGAATGTGACTGATTTTTTATACTTCACCCATTTATTTAAGTTATCATACTAAAATCTCTCTACAACAAGGGTTAGCTGACAATGACgataatctttatattttttaatatattaatgtgATTGAGCTTTAGGACTTCACCCTGTTATTCTCGACATATAGAACGAGAAAGACCGCATTTTCATCCCCTAAACATTTATAAACACAAAGTTCATCTACATTctgctcaaatccaaaagtcttgatcgcTTGATCgaatctttgattccatgagcgggatgcttgcttaagtccatatatgtatctaagcagtttgcaaactttagGCTTGTTTCCTTTTGCAACACGCCAAACTTGATCATTTAGAAATATTCAAGTATGACATGTCACTACTTACTACTCGGTTTAAATCTAAAATTAGTTCTGGCGTAAACTTTGCATAACTTCAGTATTTAAATAAAACCTTTaatagatcaaagataacagtaTATAAGtcatgtaatagcccgttttcaaagaaatcagaacagtggtttcaggaccacaaattcaaagccaaaaaatttgtttttattattattttatagtctacagtatgatagagataccgtataaaaatttcgttaagaaattttatcgtttacatacttaatttgataaaagggactaaattacgtaaagtgcaaaagttaagttctaatagctaaaggtattaaatagctatagaattttaaattggaggtccttatatagtaattagccTTTAAAGTTGTTAGTGGATAAGCATGAATAGTCATCAttagaaattgaatgaattattaaggttaattttggaaattagtgattaaagttatgataaataaaataaaataaactattatcatcatcttccatcaaaatttaaaaaataaaaaagagagaaaacctAGCCACGAAAGCTTGAAATTTAGGCAAGCTTActttgctcaattaggtatgtattttttatttcgttttttatgatttctatatttctgggatcgttgtagcttaatctagctagttcggggattaaattgcaaaaatattaaagtattagggttttttatTGATGAACATACTTGAGTTttaaagtttgatgatagaaaatgaatagttgttgttaaataaacaacttttgtaatgagaattttgatgaaatcaccAATTAgtggctaaattgaaaaaggtgataaatttatggtaaaatttgtgaattttgtgaaatatattggctgctattaatatgtataaaaattggctagacttgagtaaggattaaattgcatgaaattcatttttgagcctagggactagATTACAAAAGAATTACCATTTTGCCAAAATTCCatgttgaattaaattgaatgagaattatattgaaatgagttaaattcattcgcaTAGATCCTGTCAGGCCTCTTATAGAGTTAGATCGAGACAAAGAGAAAATATCAGATTAGTTGCCTTCATATCTACGTAcatttatcgaggtaagttcgtgtaattatattgtatatttatatgttttaaattgaattatatgtatgtgatttgtataatttcCATATATAAAGACCGATCGCATAtcctgtaatggcccaaatttgaggttatcggaacagtggtttcggaaccacaaatccgatgagaaaatttttatttttcttatatttttatggtctacaatttcacaaaatgattttttgaaaatttcgttcgaaaatttcgacgtttgggcactcaatttagtcaaaagaactaaattgtaaaaagtgcaaaagttgagttctacatgttagaggtgtccaattgttatgaaactttaaattggaggtccttatatggtaattataccattggtaacttggtagacaaaaatggacatgagataagtaaaatagaaaatttttaagttaggggcaatttggtaatctagtaattaaaatgaattaaaagggaaaaagatggcaaaaaccatcatcttcttcatatgaacgaaatcagcaagggggggaagccatagttagggttttcaagcttccaagctccatagtaagtgatcccaagccccgtttttaatgttctttacgtttttgagatcccggtagcttaatttagcttattctagcaataatttaacctagggtttatatttggaaaaatacccataggtgaaaagtgtttattttgatgttttatgatagaatatgaagctagaaattatgttaaacaacttttgctaagcgattttaagtgaaaacgagtaaaacgacataatcggtaaaaatacctaatgttcataagtacatgttagagtgggaatttgatgttgccatagaagggaaaaatgttcagaatgttataaaacataagaataagagatgaagtttaatttccgagccttggggcaaaaatgtaattatgcaaaagtttaggggcaaaattgtaattttgaaaaagttagagtcgagggctgttttgatgaatgtgattattaaataagttaaatttactattttagatcaagaagtacgaaactcgaggttagacaaagggaagaataaagttgaagactaagttggtgaatttggctataattggtaccgaggtaagtttacggtaaataaatgcaatatttcaatatttattattaatgctgttaatttccagcaattatgaatttattttatgaatttatttgatgatgatccaagcatgaaatgatagagaattaaaatttaaaagtcccgttgatacataaggatggtactggatacgaacgtcatgacatttgggtaaagagatcccatgtaagaccatgtctgggacatggcattggcatccttaagatcacgagaggtcccctgtaagaccatgtctgggacatggcatgggcaccgagacgagaggtcccatgtaagaccatgtctgggacatggcgttggcaccgagatgagaggtcccctataagaccatgtctgggacatggcatgggcaccatcacgagaacatcccatgtaagaccatgtctgggacatggctttggcatgttattatcagaagagacccgagtatccttattattccaatgtagctcaacgggcttgtaaacgaatcatgttcatgaaagttcagtttaaagcataaatggcaagctcaggtaagttgtaagacttaagaacttattatactatcaattgatgttcaacgatgcagcaaggattgagtaagttatgcacacaagtattctaagtaaacaagtaagagaactagtatgagattaactaaagagtaaactagagatatagacattgagtttaattatttaagttaaatattgttatttatttgctagtaaacttactaagctttatgcttacttcttttatttctctttctcttatagtattgcaaagctacttcaaggatcctaaagaagtcggagatcgtccacactatcaactacaactgctcggtattttatatcgaaacacgtttgagttatggcatgtatagggatttagttattttgtatgtttgtaatgatgattttgctaatgagtgatgtgtaagtatttgatgatgtatggttattaaaatgattaaggatgaaggtgtttgttgttatgaaagattaggtgataaattatgcatggaaatcatgaaaggataaaattttgcaaagaaacagaattcaggcagcacagtgacgtgaatttgaaaaatcacccaagatagtataaaatgaattatagggtgaatgatatatggaattaaagcttgttgagtctattttcatggaaaaataacggtgtagaaaaaggaaatttatattttaagatatgtgaattttagtaagatagggtcagaactgtttttggagtcccctgttctgagtttagaaaataattacaaattgtacaaaaatggttatgagttgaaatttacatgcttagatttcttaatgagtctattttctgtagaaacaagtaagaacttcatatgaaaatcctacaatgagaaaacttatttttagtgactagaggtcagggcagtcaggtggtgaaacaggggagactttaactaataaactgtactaatttgctgaaccaaaaattctaaaaattttatggtgagtagatatattagtctagtttcagagaaaatttacaaaattaaattttgagttctgtagctcaagttataattaatttagtaactgctgcgcgattggacagatttgctgcgaataatgaaataaattttcaaacctagtttttatgctccgaattggtaagataagctaagtaatgcctcgtgctcgactccggaaacggtctcgggtaaggggtgttacattttattggtatcagagcaggtttagtcggttctcggaaatactcagtaagaataagagtctacctatacatgccatacttatatattttgatagtgtgacgactcctggcgattttaaaatgttttcttttatagttatggatcctgaacgagctagtacagatgaagtagagagtaatgcgcctattcccgcagaagggacggtgccatcagatgttaatgttagtgaaagaCCTGCATCAGATAGACAGGgaggaggagctagagaagccttcttccaagccatgactgattggtttgccgagttccttcgtacgaatccggctgtaagacctccaccccctcaagaTTCACAAgttccccatgtagcttccccagctgcaggtatatttatcagggagagaccacctgttgataagattaggaagcaaggggctgaagaatttcgggctaccaaagatgacgatgcagaaaaagcagaattctggcttgagaataccatcagggtttttgaagaattatcttgtacaccggaagaatgtatgaagtgtgtggtctcacttctcagagattcagcttatcattggtggaagactctcgtGTCTATCGTACCGagtgagagggttacttgggatttctttcaggaggagtttcgaaagaagtacatcagccagagatttacagagcagaaaaggaaggagtttcttgagctaaaacaaggtaagatgtccgtgactgaatatgaacgcgaatttgtcaacttagtaagtatgctcgggaatttgTATCCACCGAAGCcaacatgtgcaagagatttgaagatgggcttaatgatgacatccgactatcagtgggtgtattggaaatcagagagtttgttgttctggtagaaagagcttgtaaagtagaagacttgttaaaagaaaaagagaagagcaaAGCTGAAGCTGGAGCGCAGGATACAAAGAAGAGGCaaatgagtaaatcatttcagtctacatctaagaggcctagggagctctctagcggatcacattttccacatatatattctgGCCGAAGCAGAAGTAGAAGATTCGAGGGTTTTAGAGCTCAAACCACTACAGTTGCAAGTACTGGCAGTACTCGACCTCCTAGACCGGAATGTCCTCAATGTGGGAGACGCCACCCCGGAGAGTGTAGAGCAGGTGAAAATGTTTGTTTCAGATGTGGAGCATCTGAtcactttattcgggattgtcctgaaacaactaaaagagaagaaataacGAGTGCGAGATCAGGTAATGCTCCTACCAGAGGTAGACCGCAGAGAAACCCAGGAGTGGGGGCAAGTAATAGGGGTCCATTCAAAGATTCAGCGGttagatcagatgttagagcacctgcaagatcatatgctattcgagctcgtgaagaggcgtcctctcctgatgtaattgcgggtacattttct
This window encodes:
- the LOC107925370 gene encoding kinetochore protein NDC80 homolog isoform X1, which codes for MRGTVRGRATGSFHPPLIQQSRDSDASSRPSSIAMGRAISAAEPYSDRAFQVATIRSINAFLSSHSIHPISTKTSQAPSAKDLSNILTYLLSMIDFPCSKLEDDLSFLLRSLNCPFKFNKSTFRAPNSLHNWPNWLGILHWLVQLAIFNEHISQNSTSYFAQNNSMNEYALESYMRYIQGEDDILEVLDKEFMEKVEKERENVAESNRALEKSVGELEAKAEALRTGPTEREALEKEKNVLEEDVKKFHAMIAEFTGRIDAMEQVLEEKEKELNAKEEETKRICEENEEFKKRVELQTFNARDIERMKREMQAVERDISEAEIARNSWEDKSWDLDSTIGQKFKELVALAMDCNQAIRRLKLGNGFQYEVNPKGSTPAEVIGINYKATLKSELESYAEKIRKGSKEKFEDVIILQQQSKEMDIKIENQKYRIVVLQSHIDEVEAQINLLKKEMQEYGDRSTAEAKKMVEDIQIEAHKLDVTEREAAEILKASQLRLQEAIQQSKEETQMHARELFMLVVSLSKYKQHVESKISEMRVSLSETTAAVSDAYRGTLPAQIHW
- the LOC107925370 gene encoding kinetochore protein NDC80 homolog isoform X2; this translates as MRGTVRGRATGSFHPPLIQQSRDSDASSRPSSIAMGRAISAAEPYSDRAFQVATIRSINAFLSSHSIHPISTKTSQAPSAKDLSNILTYLLSMIDFPCSKLEDDLSFLLRSLNCPFKFNKSTFRAPNSLHNWPNWLGILHWLVQLAIFNEHISQNSTSYFAQNNSMNEYALESYMRYIQGEDDILEVLDKEFMEKVEKERENVAESNRALEKSVGELEAKAEALRTGPTEREALEKEKNVLEEDVKKFHAMIAEFTGRIDAMEQVLEEKEKELNAKEEETKRICEENEEFKKRVELQTFNARDIERMKREMQAVERDISEAEIARNSWEDKSWDLDSTIGQKFKELVALAMDCNQAIRRLKLGNGFQYEVNPKGSTPAEVIGINYKATLKSELESYAEKIRKGSKEKFEDVIILQQQSKEMDIKIENQKYRIVVLQSHIDEDLFCKPYFLGHVTKIRYVDQTKAAHACLVQILSTNI